From one Streptomyces sp. CA-210063 genomic stretch:
- a CDS encoding glycosyltransferase family 4 protein: MHISFLIHNAYGIGGTIRTTYNLANTLAEQHDVEIVSVFRHRDEPVFDVDPKVRLRALVDIREGGADKGHADLERPAKVFPRAEGRYGQYSALTDRRIAEHLAAVDADVLVGTRPGLNVHMARQTRRGPVRVGQEHLTLDSHSPALRATLRGVYPRLDALTTTTEADARAYGSKMRLPGVRLQAVPNPVPAPGIAPADGTGKWVVAAGRLAPVKRYDLLIKAFDKVREERPDWRLRIYGGGKQKDKLRALVDKLGLYNHVYLMGPANPIEPEWAKGSIAAVTSSLESFGMTIVEAMRCGLPVVSTNCPHGPGEIIDDGVDGRLVKVGNVKAIAGGLLELINDDDKRQRMAHAALKDSERFDPARIAERYETLFGDLVARGGASSVGRMRGSLHRTRGALLGGAYAVRDAGRSAFKKGRTA; the protein is encoded by the coding sequence ATGCACATTTCTTTCCTGATACACAACGCGTACGGGATCGGGGGGACGATCCGCACGACGTACAACCTGGCGAACACCCTGGCCGAGCAGCACGACGTGGAGATCGTCTCCGTCTTCCGCCACCGCGACGAGCCGGTCTTCGACGTGGACCCCAAGGTCCGGCTGCGCGCCCTCGTCGACATCCGGGAGGGCGGCGCCGACAAGGGCCACGCCGACCTGGAGCGCCCCGCGAAGGTCTTCCCGCGCGCCGAGGGCCGCTACGGGCAGTACAGCGCCCTGACCGACCGGCGCATCGCCGAGCACCTCGCCGCGGTCGACGCCGACGTCCTGGTCGGCACCCGCCCCGGCCTGAACGTGCACATGGCCCGGCAGACCCGTCGCGGCCCGGTCCGCGTCGGCCAGGAGCACCTCACCCTCGACAGCCACTCCCCGGCCCTGCGCGCCACCCTGCGCGGCGTCTACCCGCGGCTCGACGCGCTCACCACGACCACCGAGGCCGACGCGCGCGCGTACGGCTCGAAGATGCGGCTCCCGGGCGTCCGCCTCCAGGCCGTGCCCAACCCGGTGCCCGCGCCCGGCATCGCCCCCGCCGACGGCACCGGCAAGTGGGTCGTCGCCGCCGGGCGCCTCGCCCCCGTGAAGCGTTACGACCTGCTCATCAAGGCCTTCGACAAGGTGCGCGAGGAGCGGCCCGACTGGCGTCTGCGGATCTACGGCGGCGGCAAGCAGAAGGACAAACTCCGCGCCCTCGTCGATAAGTTGGGCCTCTACAACCACGTGTACCTGATGGGCCCGGCCAACCCCATCGAACCCGAGTGGGCCAAGGGCTCCATCGCCGCCGTCACCTCCAGCCTGGAGTCCTTCGGCATGACCATCGTCGAGGCCATGCGCTGCGGCCTGCCGGTGGTCTCCACCAACTGCCCGCACGGCCCCGGCGAGATCATCGACGACGGCGTCGACGGCCGCCTGGTCAAGGTCGGCAACGTGAAGGCCATCGCCGGCGGTCTCCTCGAACTCATCAACGACGACGACAAGCGGCAGCGGATGGCGCACGCCGCGCTCAAGGACTCCGAGCGCTTCGACCCGGCCCGTATCGCCGAACGCTACGAGACGCTCTTCGGCGATCTCGTCGCCCGGGGCGGCGCCTCGTCGGTGGGCCGGATGCGCGGCTCCCTGCACCGCACCCGAGGCGCACTGCTCGGCGGCGCGTACGCCGTTCGGGACGCCGGACGTTCCGCTTTCAAGAAGGGGCGCACCGCATGA
- the ctaD gene encoding aa3-type cytochrome oxidase subunit I, which yields MGTETVQAPARPVRTKAPGRVVVDWLTTTDHKKIGHLYLVTSFLFFLAAGLMALVMRAELARPGTQIVDNQQFNQLFTLHGTIMLLLFATPTFAGFANEIMPLQIGAPDVAFPRLNMLSYWLFLFGGLIVLGSLLVPSGPAAFGWFAYAPLNSLERSPGIGADMWIMGLALSGFGTILGAVNFLTTIIGMRAPGMTMFRMPVFTWNTLFTSILILMAFPVLAAALLCLEADRRFGSHVFDAANGGALLWQHLFWFFGHPEVYIIALPFFGIITEIIPVFSRKPIFGYLTLVGATMAITGLSVVVWAHHMFATGAVLLPFFSFMSFLIAVPTGVKFFNWTGTMLRGSLSFETPMLWATGFLVSFLLGGLTGVILASPPMDFHVTDSYFVVAHFHYVVFGTVVFATFAGFFFWWPKFTGKLLDERLGKIQFWTLFVGFHTTFLVQHWLGAEGMPRRYPDYLAADGFTALNTVSTIGSFLLGLSTLPFLYNVWKTARYGVKVDVDDPWGYGRSLEWATSCPPPRHNFVTLPRVRSEAPAFDLHHPKFAAIQPPQTRRGQERTPHPRFGQERPTDGPEEP from the coding sequence ATGGGGACCGAGACCGTACAGGCGCCGGCACGACCCGTACGGACCAAGGCACCGGGGCGAGTGGTGGTCGACTGGCTGACCACCACGGACCACAAGAAGATCGGCCATCTCTACCTGGTCACGTCGTTCCTGTTCTTCCTGGCCGCCGGTCTGATGGCGCTGGTGATGCGCGCCGAACTGGCCCGGCCGGGCACGCAGATCGTGGACAACCAGCAGTTCAACCAGCTGTTCACCCTGCACGGCACGATCATGTTGCTGCTCTTCGCGACACCGACCTTCGCCGGGTTCGCCAACGAGATCATGCCGTTGCAGATCGGCGCGCCCGATGTCGCCTTCCCCCGGCTGAACATGCTGTCGTACTGGCTGTTCCTGTTCGGCGGGCTGATCGTGCTGGGCTCGCTGCTGGTGCCGTCGGGGCCCGCCGCCTTCGGCTGGTTCGCCTACGCGCCGCTGAACAGTCTGGAACGGTCACCGGGCATCGGGGCCGATATGTGGATCATGGGGCTGGCGCTGTCCGGCTTCGGGACGATCCTCGGCGCGGTGAACTTCCTGACCACGATCATCGGGATGCGCGCGCCCGGCATGACGATGTTCCGGATGCCGGTCTTCACCTGGAACACGCTGTTCACGTCGATCCTGATCCTGATGGCGTTCCCCGTGCTGGCGGCCGCCCTGCTCTGCCTGGAGGCGGACCGGCGGTTCGGCAGCCACGTCTTCGACGCGGCCAACGGCGGCGCGCTGCTGTGGCAGCACCTGTTCTGGTTCTTCGGGCATCCCGAGGTGTACATCATCGCGCTGCCGTTCTTCGGGATCATCACGGAGATCATCCCGGTCTTCAGCCGCAAGCCGATCTTCGGCTATCTGACGCTGGTCGGGGCGACGATGGCGATCACCGGGCTGTCGGTGGTGGTGTGGGCGCACCACATGTTCGCCACGGGCGCGGTGCTGCTGCCGTTCTTCTCGTTCATGAGCTTCCTGATCGCCGTGCCGACGGGGGTGAAGTTCTTCAACTGGACGGGGACGATGCTGAGGGGCTCGCTGTCGTTCGAGACACCGATGCTGTGGGCGACCGGCTTCCTGGTGTCGTTCCTGCTCGGCGGCCTGACGGGGGTGATCCTGGCCTCGCCGCCGATGGACTTCCATGTCACGGACTCGTACTTCGTGGTCGCGCACTTCCACTACGTCGTCTTCGGCACGGTCGTCTTCGCCACCTTCGCGGGGTTCTTCTTCTGGTGGCCGAAGTTCACCGGGAAGCTGCTCGACGAACGGCTCGGCAAGATCCAGTTCTGGACGCTCTTCGTCGGCTTCCACACCACGTTCCTGGTACAGCACTGGCTGGGCGCGGAGGGCATGCCGCGGCGGTACCCGGACTATCTGGCCGCCGACGGCTTCACGGCCCTCAACACGGTCTCGACGATCGGCTCGTTCCTGCTGGGCCTGTCCACGCTGCCGTTCCTCTACAACGTCTGGAAAACCGCCCGGTACGGCGTGAAGGTCGACGTCGACGACCCGTGGGGCTACGGCCGGTCGCTGGAGTGGGCGACCTCGTGTCCGCCGCCTCGCCACAACTTCGTGACACTGCCCCGGGTCCGCTCGGAGGCCCCGGCGTTCGATCTGCACCATCCGAAGTTCGCGGCGATCCAGCCGCCCCAGACCCGGAGGGGCCAGGAGAGGACACCGCACCCCCGGTTCGGGCAGGAGCGGCCGACGGACGGTCCCGAAGAGCCCTGA
- a CDS encoding I78 family peptidase inhibitor, which translates to MAPIPTPPEEPQDDPGDYVGLEASSAERRAGERGWSTVRKLPPGAIITMEYRFGRLNFEVEDGRVKRAWKG; encoded by the coding sequence ATGGCACCCATTCCCACCCCTCCCGAAGAGCCCCAGGACGACCCCGGCGACTACGTCGGTCTTGAGGCGTCGAGCGCCGAGCGCCGCGCCGGGGAGCGCGGCTGGTCCACCGTCAGAAAGCTTCCGCCGGGCGCGATCATCACCATGGAGTACCGCTTCGGCCGGCTGAACTTCGAGGTCGAGGACGGCCGGGTGAAGCGCGCCTGGAAGGGCTGA
- a CDS encoding phosphatase PAP2 family protein, with protein sequence MRTELKPTRLDRVFSRLDREPERPTHIDVPVMTRHRVVLFASTLAFYVAIVWAVVITSWLVRLDWQIMFFRPYQQWQQIHAFLDYYVVLGQRGPTAVMVAAWLGWRSWRQHTLRPMLALGVSLLLLNITVGAAKIGMGRLGPHYATEIGSNEMWLGGDIFPSGHTANAVVTWGILAYLASTPRARRWLSALSAVISLGVGLTTVYLGTHWLSDVLLGWAAGLLIMLALPWFEPLIARAEAWLFSLRDTLRDRRTAPVPASAAAPTPAAVGTASLRKPGEEPATVRDTGIAARAAHPPIVPLHLSPAPHLTRSERAPVTPLGSRRPPHADRVAHNATSARPLAGG encoded by the coding sequence GTGCGTACCGAACTAAAGCCGACCCGTCTGGACCGGGTCTTCTCCAGGTTGGACCGTGAGCCGGAACGGCCGACCCACATCGATGTACCGGTGATGACCCGGCACAGAGTGGTGCTGTTCGCCTCCACCCTGGCCTTCTACGTCGCCATCGTGTGGGCCGTCGTCATCACGTCGTGGCTGGTGCGGCTCGACTGGCAGATCATGTTCTTCCGGCCGTACCAGCAGTGGCAGCAGATCCACGCCTTCCTGGACTACTACGTCGTCCTGGGCCAGCGCGGCCCCACCGCCGTGATGGTCGCCGCCTGGCTGGGCTGGCGCTCCTGGCGGCAGCACACCCTGCGCCCGATGCTGGCGCTCGGTGTCTCGCTGCTGCTGCTGAACATCACGGTCGGCGCCGCCAAGATCGGCATGGGCCGGCTCGGCCCGCACTACGCCACCGAGATCGGCTCCAACGAGATGTGGCTGGGCGGCGACATATTTCCTTCGGGACACACCGCGAACGCCGTGGTGACCTGGGGAATCCTGGCCTATCTGGCGTCGACGCCGAGGGCCAGACGCTGGCTGTCCGCGCTGTCCGCCGTGATCTCGCTCGGCGTCGGTCTCACCACGGTCTACCTCGGTACGCACTGGTTGAGCGATGTCCTGCTGGGCTGGGCCGCCGGTCTGCTGATCATGCTGGCGCTGCCCTGGTTCGAGCCGCTGATCGCCCGCGCCGAGGCCTGGCTCTTCTCGCTGCGGGACACCTTGCGCGACCGCCGTACGGCGCCCGTACCGGCGTCGGCGGCAGCGCCGACGCCCGCCGCCGTGGGCACGGCCTCGCTGCGCAAGCCCGGCGAGGAGCCCGCGACCGTCCGCGACACCGGTATCGCGGCCCGCGCCGCCCATCCCCCGATCGTGCCGCTGCATCTGTCGCCCGCACCGCATCTGACCAGGTCGGAGCGGGCCCCGGTCACCCCGCTCGGCTCCCGCCGGCCACCCCACGCGGACCGGGTCGCGCACAACGCGACCTCGGCCCGGCCGCTCGCGGGCGGCTGA
- a CDS encoding glycosyltransferase family 39 protein — MTDLVTRPAPPPLRRAAPALLGYAAVRALGLVALALWSAARDKSALTLLSARWDSLWYTRVAELGYGYEVRLPNGDVHSNLAFFPLLPWLERAVSAVTPLSYAHAGLVVGTLASLAAAWGVFAVADHVYGRRVGVCAVLLWAVLPVGIVQSMAYTESLFTALAAWSLYAVLTGRWVTAGVLAAFAGLTRPVGLAVVAAIWAAAITSYVRERRHAPAPPFVRNRSVEAPDGAPLWPRALGMLLAPLGAAGYVLWVGHRTGRGPLGYLDVQAGWRNGFDGGYAFARFVADKFTSFPSALAGAGLIIGVASIIWLYVVCARQGQPVPLLVYAGVVTALALCASSYFGSKPRLLMPAFPLLLPLARALAGARTPRSAAVIGAVAAVSAVYGAFWLNGSGPP; from the coding sequence GTGACCGATCTTGTTACGCGCCCGGCGCCGCCTCCGCTGCGGCGGGCCGCCCCCGCGCTCCTCGGGTACGCCGCCGTGCGCGCCCTGGGCCTCGTCGCCCTCGCCCTATGGAGCGCGGCGCGCGACAAGAGTGCCCTGACGCTGCTGTCGGCCCGCTGGGACTCGCTCTGGTACACCCGCGTCGCCGAACTCGGCTATGGCTACGAGGTGCGCCTGCCGAACGGCGACGTCCACTCGAACCTGGCCTTCTTCCCGCTGCTGCCCTGGCTGGAGCGGGCGGTGTCGGCGGTGACCCCGCTGTCGTACGCCCACGCCGGCCTGGTCGTCGGCACGCTCGCCTCGCTCGCCGCGGCCTGGGGGGTCTTCGCGGTCGCCGACCATGTGTACGGCCGCCGGGTCGGGGTGTGCGCGGTGTTGCTGTGGGCGGTGCTGCCGGTCGGGATCGTGCAGTCGATGGCGTACACGGAGTCGCTGTTCACCGCGCTGGCCGCCTGGTCGCTGTACGCCGTCCTGACCGGCCGCTGGGTGACCGCCGGCGTCCTGGCCGCCTTCGCCGGACTGACCCGCCCGGTGGGACTCGCGGTGGTCGCGGCGATCTGGGCGGCGGCGATCACGTCCTACGTGCGGGAACGACGGCACGCCCCCGCTCCCCCCTTCGTACGTAACCGGAGTGTGGAGGCACCGGACGGCGCTCCCCTCTGGCCGCGCGCCCTCGGAATGCTCCTCGCGCCCCTGGGTGCGGCCGGCTATGTCCTGTGGGTCGGCCATCGCACGGGCAGGGGACCGCTCGGCTATCTGGACGTCCAGGCGGGGTGGCGCAACGGCTTCGACGGGGGTTACGCCTTCGCCCGTTTCGTCGCCGACAAGTTCACGTCGTTCCCGTCGGCCCTGGCGGGTGCCGGGCTGATCATCGGGGTGGCGTCGATCATTTGGCTGTACGTGGTGTGTGCAAGACAGGGACAGCCGGTCCCGCTGCTGGTCTACGCGGGGGTCGTCACCGCGCTGGCGCTGTGCGCGTCGAGCTACTTCGGCTCGAAACCCCGGCTGCTGATGCCCGCCTTCCCGCTGCTGCTGCCCCTCGCGCGGGCCCTGGCCGGAGCCCGTACGCCCAGGTCAGCGGCGGTCATCGGCGCGGTCGCGGCGGTGTCGGCGGTCTACGGGGCGTTCTGGCTGAATGGCTCCGGTCCCCCCTGA
- a CDS encoding MFS transporter translates to MSGTPTAAARRRREAGAGAHRWVVLIVLCVSLLLVAVDATVLHVAVPAVTEDIKPGAMELLWIVDVYPLVCASLLILFGTLGDRVGRRRILLLGYALFGVASGLAACAENPQVLIAARALLGVGGAMIMPATLSILRQVFPDRRERALAIGIWSAVAAVGAAVGPLLGGFLLEHFWWGSVFLINIPLMLVSLPIGRLLLPESTGDRDGPWDVVGALMAAVGLFCVVFGVKRLGGGHTPFDPATAPALLVGGGLLIAFVRRQRRRAHPLVDLRMFARPAFSTSVGCIVLAMLALVGLELIAAQYLQLVLGLSPLETGLRLLPLTIAAMAAGLVGSHMLHRFGPRRMVSLGFCLTAVSVVLLTAMGRHDNAGLLLAGFVLLGFGLETTLFGAYESMLSEAPASSAGGAAAIGETSYQLGAGIGIALLGSVMNAAYAPGLSSVPGVPTSASHAAGHSLGEAYEVADRLGGSSGEALRHAARDSFVHGLHVTLLVSAALLVLGAVMALRLPRGMECGAAAADVPGPREATATTPVRAESMR, encoded by the coding sequence ATGTCCGGGACGCCCACGGCCGCTGCGCGTCGCCGTCGGGAGGCCGGGGCCGGTGCACACCGCTGGGTCGTCCTGATCGTTCTCTGCGTCAGCCTGCTGCTCGTCGCCGTGGACGCCACCGTGCTGCACGTGGCGGTGCCCGCGGTCACCGAGGACATCAAGCCCGGCGCCATGGAACTGCTCTGGATCGTCGACGTCTATCCGCTGGTCTGCGCCTCGCTGCTGATCCTCTTCGGCACGCTCGGTGACCGGGTCGGCCGCAGACGGATCCTCCTTCTCGGATACGCCCTCTTCGGCGTCGCCTCCGGGCTCGCGGCCTGCGCCGAGAATCCCCAGGTCCTGATCGCGGCCCGCGCCCTGCTCGGCGTCGGCGGCGCGATGATCATGCCCGCGACCCTGTCGATCCTGCGCCAGGTCTTCCCCGACCGGCGTGAGCGGGCGCTCGCCATCGGCATCTGGAGCGCCGTCGCCGCCGTGGGCGCGGCCGTCGGACCGCTGCTCGGCGGGTTCCTGCTGGAGCACTTCTGGTGGGGCTCGGTCTTCCTCATCAACATTCCGCTGATGCTCGTCAGCCTGCCGATCGGACGGCTGCTGCTGCCCGAGTCGACGGGCGACCGCGACGGTCCCTGGGACGTGGTCGGCGCCCTGATGGCCGCCGTCGGCCTCTTCTGCGTCGTCTTCGGAGTGAAGCGGCTCGGCGGCGGACATACGCCGTTCGACCCGGCCACCGCGCCGGCGCTCCTCGTCGGCGGCGGGCTGCTCATCGCGTTCGTACGACGGCAGCGGCGCCGGGCGCATCCGCTGGTCGACCTGCGAATGTTCGCGCGCCCCGCGTTCAGCACGTCCGTCGGCTGCATCGTCCTCGCGATGCTCGCGCTGGTGGGGCTCGAACTGATCGCCGCGCAGTATCTGCAACTGGTGCTCGGGCTGTCCCCGCTGGAGACGGGGCTACGGCTGCTGCCGCTGACCATCGCCGCGATGGCGGCCGGGCTCGTCGGCTCCCATATGCTGCACCGCTTCGGGCCGCGCCGCATGGTGTCCCTCGGCTTCTGCCTCACCGCCGTCTCGGTCGTCCTGCTGACGGCGATGGGGCGCCACGACAACGCGGGGCTGTTGCTCGCCGGGTTCGTCCTGCTGGGCTTCGGGCTGGAGACGACGCTCTTCGGGGCGTACGAGTCGATGCTGAGCGAGGCGCCCGCCTCGTCCGCGGGTGGGGCGGCGGCGATCGGCGAGACCTCGTACCAGCTGGGCGCCGGCATCGGGATCGCGCTCCTCGGCAGCGTGATGAACGCGGCGTACGCGCCCGGGCTGTCGTCCGTGCCGGGGGTGCCCACGTCGGCGTCCCATGCCGCGGGGCACTCGCTCGGCGAGGCGTACGAGGTCGCGGATCGGCTGGGCGGGTCCTCGGGAGAGGCCCTGCGGCATGCGGCGCGCGACTCGTTCGTCCATGGGCTGCATGTGACGCTGCTGGTGAGCGCGGCGCTGCTTGTGCTTGGCGCGGTGATGGCTCTGCGGCTGCCTCGGGGGATGGAGTGCGGGGCGGCTGCGGCGGATGTGCCGGGGCCGCGGGAGGCCACGGCGACGACGCCTGTTCGCGCGGAGTCGATGCGCTGA
- a CDS encoding acyl-CoA dehydrogenase family protein: MSFDPTDFLGLDDSLDPEDLAVRDTVRSWAADRVLPYVAEWYEQGELPGIRELARELGAIGALGMSLDGYGCAGASAVQYGLACLELEAADSGIRSLVSVQGSLAMYAIHRFGSETQKQAWLPRMASGEVIGCFGLTEPDHGSDPASMRTYAKRDGGDWVLNGRKMWITNGSVAGVAVVWAQTEDGIRGFVVPTDTAGFSAPEIKHKWSLRASVTSELVLDDVRLPADTVLPEVTGLKGPLSCLSHARYGIVWGSMGAARASFEAAVEYAKTREQFGKPIGGFQLTQAKLADMAVELHKGILLAHHLGQRMDAGRLRPEQISFGKLNNVREAIEICRTARTILGANGISLEYPVMRHATNLESVLTYEGTVEMHQLVLGKALTGFDAFR, translated from the coding sequence ATGAGCTTCGACCCCACCGATTTCCTTGGCCTCGACGATTCTCTCGACCCCGAGGACCTCGCCGTGCGGGACACCGTGCGGAGTTGGGCGGCGGATCGGGTGTTGCCGTACGTCGCCGAGTGGTACGAGCAGGGGGAGTTGCCCGGGATTCGGGAACTGGCGCGCGAGTTGGGGGCCATCGGGGCGCTGGGGATGTCGCTCGACGGGTATGGGTGCGCGGGGGCCAGTGCCGTGCAGTACGGGCTCGCCTGCCTGGAGCTGGAGGCGGCGGACTCGGGGATCCGGTCGCTTGTGTCCGTGCAGGGGTCGCTCGCGATGTACGCCATTCATCGGTTCGGGAGCGAGACGCAGAAGCAGGCGTGGCTGCCGCGGATGGCCTCCGGTGAGGTGATCGGGTGCTTCGGGCTCACCGAACCCGATCACGGCTCCGACCCGGCGTCGATGCGTACGTACGCCAAGCGGGACGGCGGCGACTGGGTCCTCAACGGGCGGAAGATGTGGATCACCAATGGGTCCGTCGCCGGGGTCGCCGTGGTGTGGGCCCAGACGGAGGACGGTATCCGCGGGTTCGTCGTGCCGACGGACACCGCCGGATTCTCGGCGCCGGAGATCAAGCACAAGTGGTCCCTGCGAGCATCGGTCACGAGTGAACTCGTCCTGGATGACGTGCGGTTGCCCGCCGATACCGTATTGCCGGAGGTCACGGGGCTGAAAGGACCGCTGAGTTGTCTTTCGCACGCCCGCTACGGAATCGTGTGGGGCTCGATGGGAGCCGCGCGGGCCTCTTTCGAGGCGGCGGTCGAATACGCGAAGACACGGGAGCAGTTCGGGAAGCCGATCGGGGGATTCCAGCTCACCCAGGCCAAACTCGCCGACATGGCGGTCGAGTTGCACAAGGGGATTCTGCTCGCCCACCATCTGGGGCAGCGGATGGACGCGGGACGGCTCCGTCCCGAGCAGATCAGCTTCGGCAAGCTGAACAACGTACGAGAGGCGATCGAGATCTGCCGTACCGCCCGCACGATTCTCGGCGCCAACGGGATCTCCCTGGAGTACCCGGTGATGCGGCACGCGACGAATCTGGAGTCCGTGCTCACCTATGAGGGCACCGTCGAAATGCACCAACTCGTGCTGGGCAAGGCGCTCACCGGGTTTGACGCCTTCCGGTGA
- a CDS encoding cell division protein SepF, translating to MGSVRKASAWLGLVDDNDDERYYDDDYADERESGSGEAWVTDPRVKVASESAQDHGRRIGTVTPDSFRDARHIGELFRDGVPVIMNLTNMEPADAKRVVDFAAGLIFGLRGSIERVSNRVFLLTPADTEIVSGEVASRPVDGFFNQS from the coding sequence ATGGGATCGGTGCGCAAGGCGAGTGCCTGGCTTGGCCTCGTCGACGACAACGATGACGAGCGTTACTACGACGACGACTACGCCGATGAGCGGGAGTCCGGCTCCGGCGAGGCCTGGGTCACCGACCCTCGCGTCAAGGTCGCGTCCGAGTCCGCGCAGGACCACGGCCGCCGGATCGGCACGGTCACGCCGGACAGCTTCCGTGACGCCCGGCACATCGGCGAGCTCTTCCGGGACGGCGTCCCGGTGATCATGAATCTCACGAACATGGAGCCCGCCGACGCCAAGCGTGTCGTCGACTTCGCGGCCGGACTGATCTTCGGTCTGCGTGGTTCGATCGAGCGGGTGTCCAACCGCGTGTTCCTGCTGACCCCCGCCGACACGGAGATCGTCAGCGGCGAGGTCGCGAGCCGTCCGGTCGACGGTTTCTTCAACCAGAGCTGA
- a CDS encoding DUF5685 family protein produces the protein MFGIVRPCGHRLGEGLRTQWMAHLCGLCLALRGDHGQFARVVTNYDGLLVSVLTEAQAERSTDWRRTAGPCPLRGMRTASVAQGEGARLAAAVSLVLASAKVRDHLADGDGLLARKPVALAARRIATSWGRAGARTGTDIGFDTALLVDAVDRQIGIETLAGPGTPLLTVTEPTETATAAAFAYTAVLAGRPGNAEPLAEAGRLFGRLAHLLDAVEDQADDAASGAWNPLTATRTSLAEARRLADDALHGIRLALREADFVDGKLAHLLLVHELRRSVDRSFGAVPVCSAHQGGGAPQQGDPYGSSYAGGGNPYAGGGGNPYAGGGGHPFGGGGGAHGGGLGGVPSPQPPRRRGFWAGCGMFSLLCCTCQMCCAKEYEGPWSRKRRKGCCRDSDCCDACECCGCDC, from the coding sequence GTGTTCGGAATAGTGAGGCCCTGCGGCCATCGGCTCGGTGAAGGCCTGCGGACACAATGGATGGCGCATCTGTGCGGGCTCTGTCTCGCGCTGCGCGGGGACCACGGGCAGTTCGCCCGGGTCGTCACCAACTACGACGGCCTGTTGGTCTCGGTGCTGACGGAAGCTCAGGCCGAGCGGAGCACCGACTGGCGACGGACCGCCGGGCCCTGCCCGCTGCGCGGGATGCGCACCGCCTCCGTCGCCCAGGGCGAGGGCGCGCGGCTCGCCGCCGCCGTCTCGCTGGTGCTCGCCTCGGCCAAGGTGCGCGACCACCTGGCCGACGGAGACGGACTGCTCGCCCGCAAACCGGTGGCGCTCGCCGCGCGCCGGATCGCGACGAGCTGGGGGCGCGCGGGCGCCCGTACGGGAACGGACATCGGGTTCGACACGGCGCTGCTGGTCGACGCCGTGGACCGGCAGATCGGCATCGAGACGCTGGCCGGGCCGGGCACCCCGCTGCTGACGGTCACCGAACCGACCGAGACGGCGACCGCGGCGGCCTTCGCGTACACCGCGGTACTGGCCGGCCGCCCCGGCAACGCCGAACCGCTCGCCGAGGCCGGACGTCTCTTCGGCCGGCTCGCCCATCTGCTGGACGCGGTGGAGGACCAGGCCGACGACGCCGCCTCCGGTGCGTGGAATCCGCTGACCGCCACGAGGACCTCCCTGGCCGAGGCCCGGCGGCTCGCCGACGACGCCCTGCACGGCATCCGGCTCGCCCTGCGCGAGGCCGACTTCGTGGACGGCAAGCTGGCCCATCTGCTGCTCGTACACGAGTTGCGCAGGTCGGTGGACCGGTCGTTCGGTGCGGTGCCGGTGTGCTCGGCCCATCAAGGGGGTGGGGCGCCGCAGCAGGGCGACCCGTACGGCAGTTCGTATGCGGGCGGCGGGAATCCGTACGCGGGCGGTGGCGGGAACCCGTATGCCGGAGGCGGTGGACATCCGTTCGGCGGTGGGGGCGGGGCCCACGGCGGTGGCCTCGGTGGGGTGCCGTCGCCGCAGCCGCCGAGGCGGCGGGGGTTCTGGGCGGGATGCGGGATGTTCTCGCTGCTGTGCTGCACCTGCCAGATGTGCTGCGCGAAGGAGTACGAGGGCCCCTGGTCCCGGAAGAGGCGTAAGGGCTGTTGCCGGGACTCCGACTGCTGTGACGCGTGCGAGTGCTGCGGCTGCGACTGCTGA
- a CDS encoding S1 family peptidase: MRIKRTTPRSGIARRTRLIAVTTGLVAAAAVTVPSANAAGTQTFSASELKSASSSVLKADIPGTAWAIDPATDKLVVTIDSTVSKTELAQIKEAAGENADALTIKRTPGKFNKLIKGGDAIYASSWRCSLGFNVRSGSTYYFLTAGHCTDGAGTWYSNSGRTTVLGPTTGSSFPTNDYGIVRYSNTTIAKDGTAGSVDITSAATPSVGTNVIRTGSTTGTRTGRVTALNATVNYGGGDVVYGMIQTTVCAEPGDSGGPLYGSNGVAYGLTSGGSGNCTSGGTTFFQPVTEALSAYGVSVF, from the coding sequence GTGAGGATCAAGCGCACCACCCCCCGCAGCGGCATAGCGAGACGGACCCGGCTGATCGCCGTGACCACCGGACTCGTGGCCGCGGCCGCCGTCACGGTTCCCAGCGCCAACGCGGCAGGCACCCAGACGTTCAGCGCCTCCGAACTGAAGAGCGCCAGCTCCTCGGTGCTCAAGGCCGACATCCCGGGCACCGCCTGGGCGATCGACCCGGCGACGGACAAGCTCGTCGTCACGATCGACAGCACCGTCTCCAAGACGGAGCTCGCGCAGATCAAGGAGGCGGCGGGCGAGAACGCCGACGCCCTGACGATCAAGCGGACCCCCGGCAAGTTCAACAAGCTGATCAAGGGCGGCGACGCCATCTATGCGAGTAGCTGGCGCTGCTCCCTCGGCTTCAACGTCCGCAGCGGGAGCACCTACTACTTCCTGACCGCGGGTCACTGCACCGACGGCGCGGGCACCTGGTACTCCAACTCCGGCCGTACCACGGTCCTCGGCCCGACCACCGGGTCGAGCTTCCCGACCAACGACTACGGCATCGTGCGCTACAGCAACACGACCATCGCCAAGGACGGCACCGCCGGCAGCGTGGACATCACCAGCGCGGCCACCCCGAGCGTGGGCACCAACGTCATTCGCACCGGCTCCACCACCGGTACCCGCACCGGGCGCGTGACCGCCCTCAACGCGACCGTGAACTACGGTGGCGGCGACGTCGTCTACGGCATGATCCAGACCACGGTCTGCGCCGAGCCCGGCGACTCCGGCGGCCCGCTCTACGGCAGCAACGGTGTGGCGTACGGTCTCACCTCCGGCGGCAGCGGCAACTGCACCTCCGGTGGCACGACCTTCTTCCAGCCGGTCACCGAGGCCCTGAGCGCGTACGGCGTCAGCGTCTTCTAG